A genomic stretch from Desulfurobacteriaceae bacterium includes:
- the pheS gene encoding phenylalanine--tRNA ligase subunit alpha, with amino-acid sequence MAISKVESLRKEFLERVEKVVSIEELEKLRVEFIGRKGKVTELLKTIPSLPQEERKEFGKACNILKGEIEKLIKEKLQHFKKIERKEKLQKEWIDVTLPGRSKEIGSLHVVTKTLNEIVTIFTSMGFSVAEGPEIETDFYNFEALNIPKGHPAREMQDTFYITDDIVLRTHTSPVQVRVMEKQKPPIQIIAPGKVYRKDADVTHTPMFHQVEGLMVDEKVTFADLKGILELFLKEMFGQDTKVRFRPSYFPFTEPSAEVDIGCVICGGKGCKVCKGTGWLEILGCGMVDPAVFKSVGLDPEVYQGFAFGMGVERIAMLKYGIDDLRLFFENDLRFLRQFRGI; translated from the coding sequence ATGGCAATCTCCAAAGTAGAAAGCCTTAGAAAGGAATTTCTTGAAAGAGTAGAAAAAGTAGTATCAATAGAAGAACTTGAGAAGCTGAGAGTAGAATTTATAGGAAGGAAAGGAAAGGTAACTGAACTTTTAAAAACCATTCCCTCTCTTCCACAAGAAGAAAGAAAAGAGTTTGGAAAAGCTTGTAATATCCTTAAAGGAGAGATAGAAAAGTTAATAAAAGAGAAATTACAGCATTTTAAGAAAATTGAAAGAAAAGAAAAACTTCAAAAAGAATGGATAGATGTAACACTGCCAGGAAGAAGTAAAGAAATAGGATCTTTACACGTTGTTACGAAAACTCTGAATGAAATAGTAACAATCTTTACATCTATGGGCTTCTCAGTAGCAGAAGGTCCAGAAATAGAAACAGATTTCTACAATTTTGAAGCATTGAACATTCCTAAAGGCCATCCTGCAAGAGAAATGCAGGATACTTTCTATATTACCGATGATATAGTTCTTAGAACTCACACATCTCCTGTTCAAGTTAGGGTAATGGAAAAACAGAAACCTCCTATTCAAATAATTGCTCCCGGAAAGGTTTATAGAAAGGATGCAGATGTTACACATACCCCGATGTTTCACCAAGTTGAAGGTTTAATGGTTGATGAGAAAGTTACTTTCGCAGATCTAAAAGGAATTTTAGAACTCTTCTTGAAGGAAATGTTTGGACAAGATACAAAGGTCAGATTTAGGCCTTCCTATTTCCCCTTTACAGAGCCTAGCGCTGAAGTTGATATTGGCTGCGTAATTTGTGGTGGAAAAGGGTGTAAGGTATGTAAAGGAACCGGTTGGCTTGAGATACTGGGATGTGGAATGGTCGATCCAGCAGTGTTCAAGTCTGTTGGTTTAGATCCTGAAGTATACCAAGGATTTGCTTTTGGTATGGGAGTTGAAAGAATAGCAATGCTTAAATATGGTATTGATGATTTAAGACTCTTCTTTGAAAACGATCTTAGATTTCTAAGACAGTTTAGGGGTATCTAA